Proteins co-encoded in one Waddlia chondrophila WSU 86-1044 genomic window:
- a CDS encoding zinc ribbon domain-containing protein YjdM, translating to MEAFPPCPKCQSIYVYENSGLLTCPECSYEWTQEASEEGDGVKVIRDANGNELKDGDTVTVIKDLKVKGSSSIIKVGTKVKNIRLVDGDHDIDCKIPGIGQMGLKSEFVKKST from the coding sequence ATGGAAGCGTTTCCCCCCTGTCCAAAATGTCAATCTATTTACGTGTACGAGAACAGCGGATTATTGACCTGCCCTGAATGTTCCTATGAATGGACGCAAGAGGCATCTGAAGAGGGCGATGGCGTTAAAGTTATCCGGGATGCTAACGGAAATGAGCTGAAAGACGGAGATACCGTTACGGTAATCAAAGATTTAAAAGTCAAAGGGTCTTCTTCAATCATCAAAGTCGGAACTAAAGTCAAAAACATTCGGCTTGTCGACGGCGACCATGACATTGATTGCAAAATTCCCGGAATTGGCCAAATGGGTTTAAAATCTGAGTTTGTTAAAAAATCAACATGA
- a CDS encoding SulP family inorganic anion transporter, producing MQALTPKLFTLLKSGYSRSDLKSDAIAGLTVAIIALPLAMALAIASGTSPDKGLITAVIAGFLISFLGGSRVQIGGPTGAFVVVVFDIIAKHGYEGLILATFMAGTILILGGYAKLGRVIKFIPHPVVTGFTAGIAVIIASSQVKDFLGLKMAHVPSDFIPKWIAYFKALETFNPITITIGLATLLVMIFLRRFAPRLPAYLIAISISAIIAAIFQIPIETIGSRFPDIPNGLPMPKLPVWDFAKIQNVVPSAFTIAFLAGIESLLSAVVADGMTGYKHRSNQELIGQGIANIASSLFGGLPATGAIARTATNIKAGGKTPMAGIFHAIFLLLFMLFAMDVISFIPMAALAAVLFVVSWGMSEIDHFIHIFRLSWADRTVMMLTFLLTILVDLPVAIAVGVTLASLLFMKHMVETVQIKSEWRKLEIYDENDEYETQRGDLPEGVEVFQITGPFFFGVASHLIDALKSMGQTPKVLILRMRLVPYLDATGERALESVIKQCSDQGAQIILSGLQPQPMQILRNAGVKDREMHVVYCENYATALKESEKILNKEM from the coding sequence ATGCAGGCATTGACCCCAAAACTTTTTACCCTCCTTAAAAGCGGATATTCCAGATCTGATCTGAAAAGCGATGCGATTGCAGGCTTGACAGTCGCAATTATTGCCTTGCCGCTGGCAATGGCACTGGCGATTGCCTCGGGAACATCTCCTGATAAAGGGCTTATTACAGCTGTGATTGCTGGATTTTTGATCTCTTTTCTAGGCGGATCCCGCGTGCAAATTGGAGGTCCGACAGGAGCGTTTGTCGTTGTCGTTTTCGATATTATCGCCAAGCATGGCTATGAGGGATTGATTCTGGCAACATTCATGGCGGGAACAATTTTAATCTTAGGAGGTTATGCAAAGCTGGGAAGGGTGATCAAGTTTATCCCTCATCCGGTAGTCACCGGCTTTACAGCAGGCATTGCAGTCATTATCGCATCTTCGCAGGTCAAGGATTTTCTTGGGCTGAAAATGGCGCACGTTCCAAGTGATTTTATCCCTAAATGGATCGCTTATTTCAAGGCTCTGGAAACATTCAATCCAATCACCATCACCATCGGACTTGCCACATTGTTGGTCATGATCTTTCTACGCCGCTTTGCACCAAGATTGCCAGCTTATTTAATCGCTATCAGCATCTCGGCAATCATCGCTGCCATTTTTCAAATTCCCATTGAAACAATTGGATCGCGCTTTCCAGATATCCCCAACGGATTGCCGATGCCTAAGCTTCCCGTATGGGATTTCGCTAAAATCCAAAACGTGGTTCCCTCTGCTTTTACCATCGCCTTTTTAGCAGGAATTGAATCCCTGCTATCTGCTGTCGTAGCTGACGGAATGACCGGCTACAAACACAGATCCAATCAAGAGCTGATTGGACAAGGAATTGCAAATATCGCTTCATCCCTTTTTGGCGGGTTACCGGCAACAGGAGCCATTGCTCGAACAGCAACCAATATTAAAGCTGGTGGGAAAACGCCGATGGCAGGAATCTTTCACGCCATTTTTTTACTGCTTTTTATGCTGTTTGCCATGGATGTCATCTCTTTTATCCCTATGGCGGCTCTGGCTGCCGTTTTGTTTGTTGTTTCTTGGGGAATGAGTGAAATTGACCACTTTATCCACATCTTCCGTTTATCTTGGGCAGACCGCACTGTCATGATGCTGACTTTTTTATTGACCATTCTCGTTGATTTACCGGTGGCAATTGCTGTAGGCGTCACACTAGCCAGCCTTTTATTCATGAAACATATGGTCGAGACCGTGCAAATCAAATCCGAATGGAGAAAGCTTGAGATTTATGATGAAAATGACGAATACGAGACCCAAAGGGGCGATTTGCCTGAAGGTGTCGAAGTGTTTCAGATTACCGGACCGTTTTTCTTTGGAGTGGCAAGCCATTTGATCGATGCGCTTAAATCCATGGGACAAACACCTAAAGTTCTTATATTAAGAATGCGCCTAGTTCCTTATCTCGACGCAACAGGGGAAAGGGCTTTGGAATCGGTGATCAAGCAGTGCAGCGACCAAGGTGCGCAAATCATCTTAAGCGGCCTCCAGCCCCAACCTATGCAGATCCTTAGAAATGCAGGCGTTAAAGACAGAGAAATGCATGTCGTGTATTGTGAGAACTATGCAACGGCACTAAAGGAATCAGAAAAAATTTTAAACAAAGAGATGTAA
- the tkt gene encoding transketolase has product MDNENHESLAEIDEGIQPLDPDLKQILKKTANAIRTLSMDAVQKANSGHPGMPMGCAEIGAYLYGVAMRHNPKSPKWKNRDRLILSGGHGSMWLYSCLHLSGFDLSLDEIKHFRQLHSQTPGHPEETTPGVETTTGPLGQGIANSVGQALGLKLLGARFNTDRHQIFDSKVFVLMTDGDMMEGVSSEASALAGHWKLDNLIVLYDSNHISLDGPLSESSSEKTKMRYEAYGWEVREVDGHDLDALHQVISETRQSQERPTLIICTTIIGKGAPNKAGTHKVHGAPLGEEEVKAAKESLGLPQEPFYVPQTVYDYFEEKLKKDQEREEEWQRMFNAWADANPGLYRDFCAMEKRELPEDFEKKLWEIEIKDPIAGRKASHTLLQSLADWLPYLYGGSADLSCSDMTMLEKYPVVSAGAFNGRNIKFGVREFSMACIASGLEHTGMIVPFVGTFLTFSDYMRNAIRLASLMRAHVIYHFTHDSIFLGEDGPTHQPVEHMAALRAMPNLQFIRPADANEVKMAWLAALKYHGPTAFSLTRQNLPELEETSVPYEEGMGRGAYILKKGSGKPDYLLVATGSEVSLALDVARELEKRDKSVRVVSMPCWEIFENQSDEYKESVFGGDLGRRVSIEAGVDLGWHKYIGRDGIAICMESFGASAPQDALAEEFGFTVESILERIL; this is encoded by the coding sequence ATGGATAATGAAAACCACGAATCACTTGCAGAGATCGATGAGGGCATTCAGCCTCTTGACCCCGACTTAAAACAGATTCTGAAAAAAACGGCAAATGCGATACGCACTCTTTCCATGGATGCTGTGCAGAAGGCAAATTCCGGTCATCCCGGAATGCCCATGGGATGCGCCGAGATCGGCGCTTACCTTTATGGTGTTGCTATGCGCCATAATCCTAAAAGTCCGAAGTGGAAAAATCGAGACAGGCTGATTCTTTCCGGAGGCCACGGCTCCATGTGGCTCTACTCCTGCCTGCACTTGTCAGGTTTTGATCTCTCTTTGGATGAGATCAAGCATTTTCGGCAGCTCCATTCACAGACTCCCGGACATCCCGAAGAGACGACTCCTGGTGTGGAAACAACAACAGGTCCTTTGGGGCAAGGAATTGCAAATAGTGTCGGGCAGGCGCTGGGTTTGAAGCTCTTGGGCGCCCGCTTCAACACCGATCGGCACCAAATTTTCGATAGCAAGGTCTTTGTCCTCATGACGGACGGCGATATGATGGAAGGGGTTTCATCGGAAGCATCGGCTTTGGCAGGCCACTGGAAACTTGACAACCTCATCGTCCTTTACGACTCCAACCATATCTCTTTGGATGGTCCGCTGTCTGAATCCAGCTCGGAAAAAACAAAGATGCGGTACGAAGCTTATGGATGGGAAGTGCGGGAAGTGGATGGACACGATCTCGACGCGCTTCATCAGGTCATTTCGGAAACAAGGCAAAGCCAGGAAAGGCCGACACTGATCATTTGCACAACGATTATCGGAAAGGGAGCTCCAAATAAAGCGGGAACGCATAAAGTCCATGGCGCTCCTCTTGGAGAAGAAGAGGTGAAGGCGGCCAAAGAGTCTTTAGGACTTCCTCAAGAGCCTTTTTATGTTCCCCAAACCGTCTATGATTATTTTGAAGAGAAACTGAAAAAGGATCAGGAAAGGGAAGAGGAGTGGCAGCGCATGTTCAATGCCTGGGCGGATGCAAATCCCGGCCTCTACCGCGACTTTTGTGCGATGGAGAAACGGGAGCTTCCCGAGGATTTTGAAAAGAAATTGTGGGAAATTGAAATCAAGGATCCGATAGCAGGCAGAAAAGCTTCCCATACTCTGCTCCAAAGTCTGGCGGACTGGCTTCCTTATCTATACGGAGGATCTGCGGATTTATCCTGTTCAGATATGACTATGCTTGAAAAGTATCCGGTTGTTTCCGCAGGGGCGTTTAACGGTAGGAACATTAAGTTTGGTGTCAGGGAGTTCTCCATGGCTTGCATCGCTTCCGGGCTCGAGCACACGGGAATGATCGTGCCTTTTGTCGGCACCTTTCTGACCTTTTCGGACTATATGCGGAATGCGATTAGACTGGCCTCGTTGATGCGTGCGCATGTCATCTATCATTTTACCCACGATTCGATTTTCTTAGGAGAAGATGGTCCAACACATCAGCCGGTCGAACACATGGCAGCTCTTCGTGCAATGCCGAATCTCCAATTCATCCGTCCTGCCGATGCCAATGAGGTGAAAATGGCGTGGCTGGCTGCGTTGAAATACCATGGGCCGACCGCCTTTTCTTTGACCAGGCAAAACCTTCCCGAGCTTGAAGAAACCAGCGTGCCTTATGAAGAGGGAATGGGAAGAGGCGCGTATATTTTGAAGAAAGGAAGCGGCAAGCCTGATTATCTTCTTGTGGCGACCGGGTCTGAAGTTTCATTGGCCCTTGATGTGGCGCGCGAACTTGAGAAACGGGACAAATCCGTCCGTGTTGTTTCAATGCCTTGTTGGGAAATTTTCGAGAATCAAAGCGATGAGTACAAAGAATCGGTTTTTGGCGGCGATCTGGGGCGTCGTGTCAGCATTGAGGCTGGCGTTGATCTTGGATGGCATAAATACATCGGACGCGACGGAATTGCGATCTGCATGGAGAGCTTCGGTGCATCGGCTCCGCAAGACGCTTTAGCTGAAGAATTTGGTTTTACAGTTGAATCGATCTTAGAGCGGATTTTGTAG
- the hemE gene encoding uroporphyrinogen decarboxylase — protein sequence MNTLLLEALACENQSRPPVWMMRQAGRYMPSYRKIREQYAFVEMCRNPEIAAEVTMLPIHEFGMDAAILFSDILMIPDALGVGLRFEEGKGPIIEKPVKSCEDVAALKKPVVEEALGFVADAIRLLCNELSVPLIGFCGAPFTVASYMIEGGTSRDFKQTKQWMYRDPESFHALLALIAEATIDYVDMQVAAGAQAIQIFDSWAHVLGFRQFKEFSLFYMNAILEGICKPNPPVIIYCRGASVFAQELANIYPQAISLDWNAHLPSLRNLIPSRIALQGNFDPDLLYAPFSTIEEEVKRMLCEMDGDPGYIVNLGHGIKPDMSPEAVKAFVDTVKAYSPITQAVE from the coding sequence ATGAATACTCTGCTTTTAGAGGCGCTCGCTTGCGAGAATCAATCCCGGCCGCCGGTTTGGATGATGAGGCAGGCAGGGCGTTATATGCCCTCGTATAGAAAAATCCGGGAACAATACGCATTTGTTGAAATGTGCCGCAATCCTGAAATCGCAGCGGAAGTGACGATGCTCCCCATTCACGAGTTCGGAATGGATGCCGCAATCCTTTTTTCAGATATTTTGATGATCCCCGATGCTCTTGGCGTCGGCCTTCGATTTGAAGAGGGAAAAGGGCCGATCATCGAAAAACCTGTAAAAAGCTGCGAAGATGTTGCTGCTTTGAAAAAGCCTGTCGTCGAAGAGGCTCTTGGATTTGTTGCTGATGCGATCCGGCTGCTTTGCAATGAGTTATCGGTTCCGTTGATCGGATTTTGCGGCGCCCCGTTTACAGTGGCCAGCTACATGATTGAAGGGGGAACAAGCCGTGATTTCAAACAGACGAAGCAGTGGATGTACCGCGATCCCGAATCCTTTCACGCGCTTCTGGCTCTGATTGCAGAGGCGACGATCGATTATGTCGATATGCAGGTGGCAGCGGGCGCTCAGGCGATTCAAATTTTTGATTCTTGGGCGCATGTGCTTGGCTTTCGGCAGTTCAAAGAGTTTTCCCTTTTCTACATGAATGCGATTTTGGAGGGGATTTGCAAGCCAAATCCTCCTGTCATCATCTATTGCCGGGGAGCCTCTGTCTTTGCTCAAGAATTAGCAAACATCTATCCTCAGGCGATCAGCCTCGATTGGAATGCCCATTTACCTTCCCTAAGGAATCTTATTCCCAGCAGGATTGCTTTGCAGGGAAATTTTGATCCCGATCTTCTCTACGCTCCCTTTTCGACGATTGAAGAGGAGGTTAAGAGGATGCTTTGCGAAATGGACGGTGATCCCGGGTATATTGTCAACTTGGGGCATGGCATT